One Obesumbacterium proteus DNA window includes the following coding sequences:
- a CDS encoding lysozyme — MRASENGINLIKQFEGCRLTAYQDSVGVWTIGYGWTQPVDGKPVGNGMTITQQKADDLLKQGVVQYEAGVHGLVTVQLNQNQYDALVDFAYNLGVNALKGSTLLKKLNAGDYAGAANEFTKWNKAGGKELAGLTRRREAEKSLFLS, encoded by the coding sequence ATGCGAGCAAGTGAGAACGGCATCAACCTAATCAAACAATTTGAAGGCTGTCGATTAACTGCATATCAGGATAGCGTCGGCGTCTGGACCATTGGCTATGGCTGGACACAACCGGTAGATGGAAAACCTGTTGGCAATGGCATGACCATCACCCAGCAGAAAGCGGATGACCTATTAAAGCAAGGCGTCGTCCAGTACGAGGCAGGCGTGCATGGTCTGGTTACTGTGCAGCTCAATCAGAATCAGTACGATGCGCTCGTCGATTTCGCTTACAACCTCGGCGTTAACGCGCTGAAAGGCTCAACCCTGTTGAAGAAACTCAACGCTGGCGATTATGCCGGTGCAGCTAACGAGTTTACAAAGTGGAATAAGGCAGGCGGTAAAGAGTTGGCCGGTCTAACGCGGCGTCGTGAGGCAGAGAAGTCTCTGTTTCTGTCATGA
- a CDS encoding phage holin family protein, protein MRMPWKNEPNIISMLIAFGMTLIGAVASYSFKVLNGEAFSWRTLVLQIIVSIFSGMIMMMAALHYGWSAEVIGAACGMAGWSGASLIKAIERRMLNKASGGIDASK, encoded by the coding sequence ATGCGTATGCCATGGAAAAATGAACCAAACATCATTTCCATGCTTATTGCCTTTGGTATGACTCTCATCGGAGCCGTGGCCAGTTACTCATTCAAGGTTTTGAACGGTGAGGCATTTAGCTGGAGAACATTAGTACTACAGATAATTGTCTCCATTTTCTCAGGGATGATCATGATGATGGCTGCTTTGCATTATGGCTGGTCTGCTGAGGTGATTGGTGCGGCATGTGGCATGGCCGGTTGGTCTGGGGCATCGCTAATAAAAGCCATTGAGCGTCGAATGTTAAACAAAGCATCTGGAGGCATTGATGCGAGCAAGTGA